In the genome of Cetobacterium ceti, one region contains:
- a CDS encoding GrdX family protein, which produces MIITNNHRVINSFSKNYHVVNLNEQNYFDVLLKTRDYIHMGHHILTHPLSGSIKPNETPFKSIVITLQPQKFDFKSLEIIESAIHTTSKLLNDSKPPKYSEQIMEDFALIDFNLLKSGIESITQFSIL; this is translated from the coding sequence ATGATTATTACTAATAACCACCGTGTGATAAATAGTTTTTCAAAAAATTATCACGTTGTTAATTTAAATGAACAAAATTATTTTGATGTACTTTTAAAAACTAGAGATTATATTCATATGGGGCATCACATTTTAACGCATCCACTTTCTGGAAGTATTAAACCCAATGAAACTCCTTTTAAAAGTATTGTCATTACCTTACAACCACAAAAATTCGATTTTAAATCCTTAGAGATTATAGAATCAGCTATACATACTACATCGAAACTACTTAACGATTCTAAACCGCCTAAGTATTCAGAACAAATAATGGAGGATTTCGCTTTAATAGATTTCAATCTTTTAAAAAGTGGAATAGAAAGTATTACTCAGTTTTCAATCCTATAA
- the grdD gene encoding glycine/sarcosine/betaine reductase complex component C subunit alpha encodes MSENLNKIIGNTFLELADALEKGHFGSKIKVGITTLGSEHGVEAIIRAAEAANQNGDFQVVLIGKNPTNSSLEFFPAEDEKEAHKIMEDLLEKEYISGAVTMHYSFPIGVSTVGKILTPGLGKSMFIATTTGTSATDRSEAMFKNSIYGIIAAKSCGIENPTLGILNIDNAREVERALKKLSENGYPINFGESQRADGGNIMRGNDLLMGTTDIMVVDSLTGNILMKVFSAFNTGGSYEALGYGYGPGIGFDYDKEILIISRASGEPVVTNALIYAAQLAKNNFKKVLKDEFAKVKKAKFDEILNELKKKNEKSSGPKEEFVKPNKEVVTEQISGIDIMDLEDAVEALMKKGIYAESGMGCTGPIILVNEKNVEKATEILVAASFK; translated from the coding sequence ATGTCTGAAAATTTAAATAAAATTATAGGTAATACTTTTCTTGAATTGGCAGATGCTCTTGAAAAAGGTCATTTTGGCAGCAAAATTAAAGTTGGTATAACAACTCTTGGAAGTGAACATGGAGTAGAAGCTATAATAAGAGCAGCTGAAGCTGCAAATCAAAATGGAGATTTTCAAGTTGTTTTAATTGGTAAAAATCCTACAAATTCTTCCCTTGAATTTTTCCCTGCTGAAGATGAAAAGGAAGCTCATAAAATTATGGAAGATCTTTTAGAAAAAGAATATATTAGTGGTGCAGTTACAATGCATTATTCATTTCCTATAGGAGTTTCCACAGTTGGTAAAATTTTAACTCCTGGTCTTGGTAAATCCATGTTTATAGCTACTACTACAGGAACTTCTGCTACAGATAGAAGTGAAGCTATGTTTAAAAATTCTATTTATGGAATTATTGCTGCTAAATCTTGTGGTATTGAAAATCCAACACTTGGGATTTTAAATATCGACAACGCTAGAGAAGTAGAAAGAGCCTTAAAAAAACTATCCGAGAATGGTTATCCAATTAATTTTGGAGAATCTCAAAGAGCTGATGGTGGAAATATCATGAGAGGAAATGACCTTCTTATGGGAACTACAGACATAATGGTTGTAGATTCTTTAACTGGAAATATTTTAATGAAGGTATTTTCTGCATTTAATACAGGAGGTAGCTATGAAGCTTTAGGTTATGGTTATGGACCTGGAATTGGCTTTGATTATGATAAGGAAATTTTAATCATTTCTAGAGCATCTGGTGAACCTGTTGTAACTAATGCTTTAATCTATGCTGCTCAACTTGCTAAAAATAACTTTAAAAAAGTTTTAAAAGATGAATTTGCAAAGGTTAAAAAAGCTAAATTTGATGAAATTTTAAATGAATTAAAAAAGAAAAATGAAAAATCTTCTGGACCTAAGGAAGAATTTGTAAAACCTAATAAGGAAGTAGTTACTGAACAAATTTCTGGAATTGATATTATGGACCTTGAAGATGCTGTTGAAGCACTTATGAAAAAAGGAATCTATGCTGAATCTGGAATGGGATGTACAGGACCTATTATTCTTGTAAATGAAAAAAATGTTGAAAAAGCTACTGAGATTTTAGTTGCTGCTTCATTTAAATAA
- the grdA gene encoding glycine/sarcosine/betaine reductase complex selenoprotein A, which yields MNILENKKVIIIGDRDGIPGEAIKACVETVPSAEVLYASTECFVUTAAGAMDLENQKRVKALSDEHGAENVVVILGAAEAEAAGLAAETVTVGDPTYAGCLAGVELGLSVFHAVEPQFKESVDETVYDDQIGMMEMVLNVDEIVSEMEDIRKDNCKYL from the coding sequence ATGAATATCTTAGAAAATAAAAAAGTTATTATCATTGGGGATAGAGATGGAATCCCTGGTGAAGCTATAAAAGCTTGTGTTGAAACAGTTCCATCTGCAGAAGTTTTATATGCTTCTACAGAATGCTTTGTCTGAACTGCAGCAGGAGCAATGGATTTAGAAAACCAAAAAAGAGTTAAGGCGCTATCAGATGAACACGGAGCAGAAAATGTAGTTGTAATATTAGGAGCGGCTGAAGCTGAGGCAGCAGGTTTAGCAGCAGAAACAGTAACTGTAGGAGATCCTACTTATGCAGGATGTCTAGCTGGAGTTGAATTAGGATTATCTGTATTCCATGCAGTTGAGCCTCAATTTAAAGAATCAGTAGATGAAACAGTTTATGATGATCAAATCGGTATGATGGAAATGGTTTTAAATGTAGATGAAATCGTTTCTGAAATGGAAGATATCAGAAAAGATAACTGTAAATATCTATAA
- the trxA gene encoding thioredoxin TrxA — protein MLVLEKDNFEDEVLKAEGFVLVDFWSDGCEPCKALLPSIEELSEKFGDKVKFCKLNTTKARRLAIKEKVLGLPTIVIYKNGEKISEVTKDDATKENVQKMIEEILK, from the coding sequence ATGCTTGTATTAGAAAAAGACAACTTTGAAGATGAAGTTTTAAAAGCTGAAGGTTTTGTTCTTGTAGACTTTTGGAGTGATGGTTGTGAACCATGTAAAGCTTTATTGCCAAGTATTGAAGAATTATCTGAGAAATTTGGAGACAAAGTGAAATTTTGCAAATTAAATACTACAAAAGCTAGAAGATTAGCAATCAAAGAAAAAGTTTTAGGTTTACCTACTATCGTTATTTACAAAAATGGTGAAAAGATTTCTGAAGTAACTAAGGACGATGCAACAAAAGAAAATGTTCAAAAAATGATTGAAGAAATCTTAAAATAA
- the grdB gene encoding glycine reductase complex selenoprotein B, which translates to MAKLKVVHYINQFFANIGGEEMAHVPAEKRLGPVGPGLGLAKELGDNAEIVATIICGDSYFNENTKEATENILKMIKEENPDLFIAGPAFNAGRYGTACGAIAKAVKEELNIPVITAMYEENPGVDLYRKDLYIVSTTNSAAGMRKALPPLAKLALKLALNEEIGDPKVEGYHERGIRKNYFADENGAQRAVKMLVKKLKGEEFTTEYAMPVFDNVTPGKAIKDLSKAKIALVTSGGIVPTGNPDRIESSSASKYGEYSIDNAGETAHGGYDPTYANEDTNRVLPVDVLKDLKNEGVIGEIYPYYYTTTGNGTSVKNAKAFATEFAQKLLEDKVDAVILTSTUGTCTRCGATMVKAIEATGIPVVHICTVVPISLTVGANRIVPAVAIPHPLGNPALDPAEEKKLRRHIVEKALEALTTEVTGQTVFDK; encoded by the coding sequence ATGGCAAAATTAAAGGTTGTTCATTACATAAATCAGTTCTTTGCTAATATAGGTGGAGAGGAAATGGCCCATGTTCCAGCAGAAAAAAGATTAGGACCAGTTGGTCCAGGTTTAGGGCTTGCTAAGGAATTAGGAGATAATGCTGAAATCGTTGCAACTATTATTTGTGGAGATTCTTACTTCAATGAAAATACTAAAGAGGCTACAGAAAATATTTTAAAAATGATAAAAGAAGAAAATCCAGATTTATTTATTGCAGGTCCTGCATTTAACGCAGGAAGATATGGTACTGCTTGTGGTGCTATAGCTAAAGCTGTGAAAGAGGAACTTAATATTCCAGTAATCACTGCAATGTATGAAGAAAATCCTGGAGTAGATTTATATAGAAAAGATCTTTATATAGTTTCTACAACTAATTCTGCTGCTGGTATGAGAAAAGCTCTACCACCATTGGCTAAATTAGCTTTAAAACTAGCTTTAAACGAAGAGATTGGTGATCCAAAAGTTGAAGGATATCACGAAAGAGGTATCAGAAAAAATTATTTCGCCGATGAAAACGGAGCTCAAAGAGCTGTTAAAATGCTTGTAAAAAAATTAAAAGGAGAAGAATTCACTACAGAATATGCAATGCCTGTATTTGATAATGTTACTCCTGGAAAAGCTATCAAAGATTTAAGCAAAGCTAAAATAGCTCTTGTTACAAGTGGTGGAATTGTTCCTACTGGAAACCCAGATAGAATAGAATCTTCTTCTGCATCAAAATATGGAGAATATTCCATAGATAATGCTGGAGAAACAGCTCATGGAGGATATGATCCTACATATGCAAATGAAGATACTAATAGAGTTTTACCAGTAGATGTATTAAAAGACCTTAAAAACGAAGGTGTAATTGGAGAAATTTATCCTTATTACTATACAACAACAGGAAATGGAACTTCAGTTAAAAATGCGAAGGCATTTGCAACAGAATTTGCACAAAAACTTCTTGAAGATAAAGTGGATGCTGTTATCCTAACTTCTACTTGAGGAACTTGTACTCGTTGCGGTGCAACAATGGTAAAAGCAATAGAAGCAACAGGAATTCCAGTAGTTCATATATGTACAGTTGTACCTATATCTCTAACTGTTGGAGCTAACAGAATCGTTCCTGCTGTAGCAATTCCTCACCCATTAGGAAATCCAGCATTAGATCCTGCTGAAGAGAAAAAATTAAGAAGACATATTGTAGAAAAAGCTTTAGAAGCTTTAACTACTGAAGTAACAGGACAAACTGTATTTGACAAATAA
- the grdC gene encoding glycine/sarcosine/betaine reductase complex component C subunit beta, protein MNYPVLKGAAYALIHTPDMILQNGSTQVTEKIVNPNSDYLKNIRNSFRTFDQVVNYPPNQTYIGSLHPEKLRELGKSWVDVAVEGNRFGKLGEIMPQEEFIALLKIVDAFDLVVLEKKFSEALKDVYSKHPLSTEEEIHKIGEGVDIGDIETLVNVEHAEPIYDNDILVGCVKKAHDIDPNLTAHVMFENLVVKASGVLAFKNLIAKNNIDVNSIDYVIECSEEACGDINQRGGGNFAKSIAESCGASNATGCDVRGFCAAPTHALITAASLVQAGTYENVVLVAGGATAKLGMNGKDHVKKGLPILEDVLGAFAVLITKNDGVNPILRTDLVGRHTVGTGSSPQAVITALITSPLDKGNLSVNDIDKYSVEMQNPDITKPAGAGDVPEANYKMIGALGVKRGDIEKKDLLNFIEKHGMPGWAPTQGHIPSGVPYLGYAMEDLTTGPLNKAMVVGKGSLFLGRMTNLFDGVSIVIERNSGEVADNNSSISKEEINKAIANAMRDFANQLLD, encoded by the coding sequence ATGAATTATCCAGTTCTTAAAGGGGCAGCATACGCGTTAATACATACTCCTGATATGATTTTACAAAATGGTTCTACTCAAGTTACAGAAAAAATTGTCAATCCAAATTCTGATTATTTAAAAAATATTAGAAATTCTTTTAGAACCTTTGACCAAGTTGTTAATTATCCACCTAACCAAACATATATTGGAAGTTTACATCCAGAAAAATTAAGAGAATTAGGTAAGTCTTGGGTTGATGTTGCTGTTGAAGGTAATAGATTCGGAAAATTAGGAGAGATAATGCCTCAAGAGGAGTTTATTGCTCTTTTAAAAATAGTTGATGCTTTTGATTTAGTTGTTTTAGAAAAAAAATTCTCTGAAGCTCTTAAAGATGTATATAGCAAGCATCCTCTTTCAACAGAAGAAGAAATTCATAAAATTGGAGAAGGTGTAGATATAGGAGACATTGAAACTTTAGTTAATGTTGAACATGCTGAACCTATTTATGATAATGATATTTTAGTTGGATGTGTAAAAAAAGCTCACGATATAGATCCAAACCTAACTGCTCATGTTATGTTTGAAAATTTAGTTGTAAAAGCTTCTGGAGTTTTAGCATTTAAAAACTTAATTGCTAAAAATAATATTGATGTTAATTCAATAGATTATGTAATTGAATGTTCTGAAGAGGCTTGTGGGGATATTAACCAAAGAGGTGGAGGAAACTTCGCTAAATCAATAGCTGAATCTTGTGGTGCTAGTAATGCTACTGGATGTGACGTAAGAGGATTCTGTGCTGCTCCAACTCATGCTTTAATAACTGCTGCTTCTCTTGTTCAAGCTGGTACTTATGAAAATGTTGTATTAGTTGCCGGTGGAGCTACAGCAAAATTAGGAATGAATGGTAAAGATCACGTTAAAAAAGGATTGCCTATTTTAGAAGATGTTTTAGGAGCCTTTGCTGTTTTAATCACAAAAAATGATGGAGTTAATCCTATTCTAAGAACTGATCTAGTTGGAAGACATACAGTTGGTACTGGTTCTTCTCCTCAAGCTGTTATAACTGCTCTTATAACTTCTCCTTTAGATAAAGGTAATTTATCAGTTAATGATATTGATAAATATTCTGTTGAAATGCAAAATCCAGATATCACTAAGCCAGCTGGAGCTGGAGATGTTCCTGAAGCAAACTATAAAATGATAGGAGCTCTTGGAGTAAAAAGAGGAGATATCGAGAAAAAAGATTTACTTAACTTTATTGAAAAACATGGTATGCCAGGTTGGGCGCCTACACAAGGACATATTCCTTCAGGAGTTCCATATTTAGGATATGCTATGGAAGATTTAACTACTGGTCCTCTTAATAAAGCTATGGTTGTTGGTAAAGGATCTTTATTCTTAGGAAGAATGACAAATTTATTTGATGGAGTTTCAATAGTTATTGAAAGAAACTCAGGAGAAGTTGCAGATAATAACTCAAGTATTTCAAAAGAGGAAATTAATAAAGCTATAGCAAATGCTATGAGAGATTTTGCTAATCAATTACTTGATTAA
- a CDS encoding amino acid ABC transporter permease, with product MNRIKKYFLLDNEKDKISKNINLFNIILVFLLFGGVLYFSFSRLDYTYRWKDTIIAYREKFWIGFWMTVNISFFSLIASVTVGTITAFFTKSKILFLRYMSKFYIEIIRGTPLIVQIYIFFYVIGTAVDIENRYVMGILIMSLFSGAYVSEIVRAGIESIDKSQYETAKALGLNKIQLYRYIVIPQLMKRIMPPLAGQFASLIKDSSLLSIIAVNEFTKNVQEVDSLTFAPIENYLVLALGYIILTYPISYFSKRLERKFAYES from the coding sequence ATGAATAGAATAAAAAAATATTTTTTATTAGATAATGAGAAAGATAAAATAAGTAAGAATATAAATTTATTTAATATAATATTAGTTTTTCTTTTATTTGGAGGAGTTTTATATTTTTCATTTAGTCGATTAGATTATACTTATAGATGGAAGGATACAATAATAGCTTATAGAGAAAAATTCTGGATAGGCTTTTGGATGACAGTAAATATTTCTTTTTTTTCTCTTATAGCAAGTGTTACAGTGGGAACAATAACCGCTTTTTTTACTAAAAGTAAAATACTTTTTTTAAGATATATGAGTAAATTTTATATAGAGATAATTAGAGGAACTCCTTTAATTGTCCAAATTTATATTTTCTTTTATGTAATAGGAACAGCTGTTGATATTGAAAATAGATATGTAATGGGAATATTAATAATGTCTTTATTTTCTGGAGCCTATGTATCAGAAATAGTAAGAGCGGGAATAGAAAGTATCGATAAAAGTCAGTATGAAACTGCTAAAGCATTAGGTCTTAATAAAATTCAATTATACAGATATATTGTTATACCACAACTTATGAAGAGAATAATGCCTCCATTAGCTGGTCAATTTGCTTCTCTTATTAAAGATTCCTCTCTTCTTTCAATTATTGCAGTGAATGAATTTACAAAAAATGTTCAAGAGGTTGATTCTTTGACATTTGCACCTATAGAAAATTATTTAGTATTAGCATTAGGGTATATAATATTAACTTATCCAATATCTTATTTTTCAAAAAGATTAGAAAGGAAGTTTGCATATGAATCTTAA
- a CDS encoding amino acid ABC transporter ATP-binding protein translates to MNLNIENLSKKFGSQQVLSELNLRIKDKHSLVIIGPSGGGKSTLLKVVAGLVSPEDGRIEINGEKINFDEKYLNEYRKTIGVVFQAYNLFPHLSALENIILPLEKVHNLEKKEAYKRAENLLEQFKLTEHKNKKPNQLSGGQQQRVAIIRTLALDSKFLLLDEPTSALDPYLVSEVLDTIMDLRREGRDLILVTHQMSFAKAVGDYLIYVDKGKILEEGHPEEVLNNPKTEELKNFLSKTLKY, encoded by the coding sequence ATGAATCTTAATATAGAAAATTTAAGTAAAAAATTTGGGAGTCAGCAAGTTTTAAGTGAATTAAATTTAAGAATAAAAGATAAACATTCCTTGGTTATAATAGGCCCTTCTGGTGGAGGGAAATCAACTTTATTAAAAGTCGTAGCAGGGTTAGTTTCACCAGAAGATGGGAGAATAGAAATCAATGGAGAGAAAATAAATTTTGATGAAAAATATTTAAATGAATATAGAAAAACAATAGGAGTTGTATTTCAAGCTTATAATTTATTTCCTCATTTATCAGCTTTAGAAAATATAATTTTACCTTTGGAAAAAGTTCATAATTTAGAAAAAAAGGAAGCTTATAAACGAGCTGAAAATTTATTAGAACAGTTTAAATTAACGGAACATAAAAATAAAAAACCAAATCAATTAAGTGGAGGGCAACAACAAAGAGTTGCTATAATAAGAACCTTAGCATTGGATTCAAAATTTTTATTATTAGATGAACCAACATCAGCATTAGATCCCTACTTAGTATCTGAAGTTTTAGACACTATAATGGATTTAAGAAGAGAGGGACGAGATTTAATTCTTGTAACTCACCAAATGAGCTTTGCAAAGGCTGTGGGTGATTATTTAATCTATGTAGATAAGGGTAAAATATTAGAAGAGGGTCATCCTGAAGAGGTTTTAAATAATCCTAAGACTGAAGAATTGAAAAATTTTTTAAGTAAAACTTTAAAATATTAA
- a CDS encoding FAD-dependent oxidoreductase, whose protein sequence is MEKIYDVIIIGAGPAGLSAALYTSRSKLSTLILEKSKTGGQIVTTSEVANYPGSVHDSDGMETSGPKLIARMVKQAEYFGAERLMKEVVSYDFNGDIKTVTTSDGTIFKTKTIIIATGAYSRKLGVPGEKELTGKGVSYCATCDADFFTDLEVFCVGAGYAAAEEAMYLTKFARKVTIVAREPEFTCAQSIADKVFQNPNITVLFNTEITALKGDGILESADFKNNITGETWEYVADEDDGTFGVFVFIGYIPATSLFKGTVDMDQWGYINTDELMATNIPGVFAAGDLRPKNLRQVITAAADGAIAATSAEKYIADKFGH, encoded by the coding sequence ATGGAGAAAATATATGACGTTATCATTATTGGTGCTGGACCGGCAGGTTTAAGCGCTGCTCTTTACACTTCAAGATCTAAATTATCTACATTAATACTGGAAAAATCAAAAACAGGAGGACAAATTGTTACTACTAGTGAAGTAGCAAACTATCCTGGTTCTGTTCATGATTCTGATGGAATGGAAACAAGTGGTCCAAAATTAATAGCTCGTATGGTTAAACAAGCTGAATATTTTGGTGCTGAAAGACTTATGAAAGAAGTTGTTTCTTATGATTTTAATGGAGATATCAAAACTGTTACAACTTCCGATGGTACGATTTTTAAAACTAAAACAATAATTATTGCTACAGGAGCTTATTCTAGAAAATTAGGAGTTCCAGGGGAAAAGGAATTAACTGGTAAAGGAGTTTCTTACTGTGCTACTTGTGATGCAGACTTCTTCACTGACTTAGAAGTATTTTGTGTTGGAGCTGGATATGCTGCTGCAGAAGAAGCTATGTATTTAACTAAGTTTGCTAGAAAAGTTACAATAGTTGCTAGAGAGCCTGAATTTACTTGTGCTCAATCTATTGCAGATAAAGTTTTCCAAAATCCTAATATAACTGTTTTATTCAATACAGAAATAACCGCTCTTAAAGGAGATGGTATCCTTGAAAGTGCAGATTTTAAAAATAATATAACTGGTGAAACATGGGAATATGTTGCTGATGAAGATGATGGTACATTCGGTGTCTTTGTTTTCATAGGATATATTCCAGCTACAAGTTTATTTAAAGGTACTGTAGATATGGATCAATGGGGTTATATTAACACTGATGAATTAATGGCTACAAATATTCCTGGAGTTTTTGCCGCAGGAGACTTAAGACCTAAAAACTTAAGACAGGTTATCACAGCAGCAGCTGATGGAGCCATTGCAGCAACTTCTGCAGAGAAATATATAGCAGATAAATTTGGTCACTAA
- a CDS encoding glycine/sarcosine/betaine reductase component B subunit, with protein MRLELGEIKIKDLQFGDTSRIENGTLYINENEIREIVLQDEHIKEVKIDIAKPGESVRITPVKDVIEPRVKVSGKGGIFPGVISKVDTIGEGRTHVLKGAAIVTCGRIVGFQEGIVDMTGPGADYTPFSKLNNLVLVIEPVEGLKQHEYEAAARMAGLKVATHVGKLGKDIEPNEIKSFETKPIFEQANEYPELPKVAYVYMLQTQGLLHDTYVYGVDAKKIVPTILYPTEIMDGAILSGNCVSACDKNTTYHHLNNPIIESLYERHGKDINFMGVIITNENVYLADKERSSNWTAKLCRMLCLDGAIVSQEGFGNPDTDLIMNCKKIEAEGIKTVIVTDEYAGRDGASQSLADADKAADAVVTGGNANELIVLPPMEKVIGTLAFVDKIAGGFAGSLREDGSIEAEIQVITGATNELGFNKLSTKGF; from the coding sequence TTGCGTTTAGAGTTAGGGGAAATTAAAATTAAAGATTTACAATTCGGAGATACTTCTAGAATTGAAAATGGTACTCTTTATATCAACGAAAATGAAATTAGAGAAATTGTTTTACAGGATGAGCATATTAAAGAAGTTAAAATTGATATTGCTAAACCTGGAGAGTCAGTAAGAATAACTCCTGTTAAGGATGTTATCGAACCTAGAGTAAAAGTTTCTGGAAAAGGTGGAATATTCCCAGGAGTTATATCTAAGGTGGATACTATTGGTGAAGGTAGAACTCATGTATTAAAAGGAGCTGCTATTGTAACTTGTGGTAGAATCGTTGGATTCCAAGAGGGAATAGTTGACATGACTGGTCCTGGAGCTGATTATACTCCTTTCTCTAAATTAAATAACTTGGTATTAGTTATTGAACCTGTGGAAGGATTAAAACAACATGAATATGAAGCTGCAGCTAGAATGGCAGGTTTAAAAGTTGCTACCCATGTTGGTAAACTAGGAAAAGATATTGAACCTAATGAGATTAAATCATTTGAAACTAAACCTATTTTTGAACAGGCTAATGAATATCCTGAGCTTCCAAAAGTAGCTTATGTTTATATGCTACAAACTCAAGGTCTTTTACACGATACTTATGTTTATGGTGTAGATGCTAAAAAAATAGTTCCTACTATTTTATATCCAACTGAAATTATGGATGGTGCTATTTTAAGTGGTAACTGTGTTTCTGCTTGTGACAAAAATACAACATACCATCACTTAAACAATCCTATTATTGAATCTTTATATGAAAGACATGGTAAAGATATTAATTTCATGGGTGTTATTATTACTAATGAAAATGTATATCTTGCAGATAAAGAAAGATCATCTAACTGGACTGCTAAATTATGTAGAATGTTATGCTTAGATGGAGCTATAGTTTCCCAAGAAGGATTTGGAAACCCAGATACAGACTTAATAATGAACTGTAAAAAAATTGAAGCTGAAGGTATTAAAACAGTTATTGTTACAGATGAATATGCAGGTAGAGATGGAGCATCTCAATCTCTAGCAGATGCTGATAAAGCTGCAGATGCAGTTGTAACAGGAGGAAACGCTAACGAGTTAATTGTTCTTCCACCAATGGAAAAAGTTATAGGAACCCTTGCATTTGTTGATAAAATAGCTGGAGGTTTTGCTGGCTCATTAAGAGAAGATGGCTCTATCGAAGCTGAAATTCAAGTTATTACTGGAGCAACAAATGAATTAGGATTTAATAAATTATCAACAAAAGGATTTTAA
- a CDS encoding threonine/serine exporter family protein: MLKEIKDQFILKVACLAGKIVLENGGEIYRVEDVVCRIGAFYGLKIECFATLTCIMASSTNENGDICSLVKRISSRSTNLNKVFLLNNVVRSVEKFSFVGLQKELIKIYNEKGTEFYRIFIGYSLGAGSFVYLFKGDYRDFIPAFISGAITALSERLSSYLHINGFFTNTVSGAICSLIPYLFYHMGIITNPSISIISALMLLVPGVAFINSIRDIIAGDLLAGISRAVEVLMVGLALAVGAGLSLKLLMLLGGLS; this comes from the coding sequence ATGTTAAAAGAAATTAAGGACCAATTTATTTTAAAAGTAGCTTGTTTAGCTGGAAAAATTGTACTTGAAAATGGTGGAGAAATTTACAGAGTTGAAGATGTTGTTTGTAGAATCGGAGCATTTTATGGTTTAAAAATTGAATGTTTTGCAACTTTAACTTGTATTATGGCATCTAGTACCAATGAAAATGGTGATATTTGTTCTCTAGTTAAAAGAATTTCCTCAAGAAGTACTAATTTAAACAAAGTTTTTCTTTTAAATAATGTTGTAAGATCCGTAGAAAAGTTTTCCTTTGTTGGTTTGCAAAAAGAATTAATTAAAATTTATAATGAAAAAGGAACTGAATTTTATAGAATTTTTATTGGTTATTCATTAGGTGCAGGTTCCTTCGTTTATTTGTTTAAAGGAGATTATAGAGATTTCATTCCAGCATTTATCTCTGGGGCAATAACTGCTCTATCAGAAAGATTATCTTCTTATTTACATATAAATGGATTTTTTACAAATACTGTTAGTGGAGCTATTTGTTCCCTTATACCATATTTATTTTATCACATGGGAATTATAACTAATCCTTCAATAAGTATTATTTCAGCTTTAATGTTGCTAGTCCCTGGAGTTGCTTTTATCAATTCTATTAGAGATATTATTGCTGGAGATTTGCTTGCTGGAATTTCCAGAGCTGTTGAAGTTCTTATGGTTGGATTAGCCCTTGCTGTTGGAGCAGGATTATCCTTAAAATTACTTATGCTTTTAGGAGGATTATCATAA
- a CDS encoding threonine/serine exporter family protein, protein MGFIFSQLFFSLSVTYSFCLIFNVRGKASIFSSIGGAMSWMSYLIGLHYGWSDGFNYLFATMLIALLSEIMARVLKTPVTTLLIAALIPLAPGGGVYYTLYYLIQKMYHESFLKAVQTCVIAAAMALGIIIVSTLFKIYTNVLHKIKHPHQ, encoded by the coding sequence ATGGGATTTATTTTTTCTCAGTTATTTTTTTCTTTGTCAGTTACTTATAGTTTCTGTTTAATATTTAATGTTAGAGGTAAAGCTAGTATTTTTTCAAGTATTGGTGGAGCAATGAGTTGGATGTCTTATTTAATAGGACTACATTATGGATGGAGTGATGGTTTTAATTATTTATTTGCAACTATGTTAATTGCTCTTTTATCTGAAATTATGGCCAGAGTTCTAAAAACTCCTGTAACAACTTTATTAATCGCTGCATTGATTCCCCTTGCTCCAGGTGGAGGAGTTTATTATACTTTATATTATTTAATTCAGAAGATGTATCATGAATCATTTTTAAAAGCAGTTCAAACTTGTGTAATTGCTGCAGCTATGGCTTTAGGGATTATAATAGTCTCTACTCTATTTAAAATTTATACTAATGTTTTACATAAAATAAAGCATCCCCATCAATAA